The Opitutales bacterium ASA1 genome window below encodes:
- a CDS encoding MFS transporter has translation MSWAAIWNMSFGFLGIQFGWGLQMANMSAIYQYLGADESQIPLLWLAAPVTGFLVQPVIGYFSDRTWTRLGRRRPYFLVGAILASLALIAMPNSPSLWVAAGLLWILDASVNVSMEPFRAFVGDLLPARQRKVGFAMQSLLIGLGAVLSSSLPWLLTNVFGVASGDPAGGRIPAAVHISFYVGAAVFFSAVLYTILTTREHPPKNMAAFEAEKAATRGMGAMFTSIFKGIASMPPIMRRLAVVQFFTWLGLFCMWIYFAPAIARGIFGGEPGSLEYQKGVEWGGVCFSTYNGVAFVFAFALLGLARRFSARSVHLVCLTVGGLGLLATGMWTTPNGLLVSMVGVGIAWASILSMPYAMLANVIPGERMGFYMGVFNFFIVLPQILAATLLGPIVGSLFGGAAMPAVVTGGVALLVAAAAVLTVPATAGEVIAEPAGAGGH, from the coding sequence ATGTCCTGGGCCGCGATCTGGAACATGAGCTTCGGCTTTCTCGGCATCCAGTTCGGCTGGGGTCTGCAGATGGCCAACATGAGCGCCATCTACCAATACCTCGGCGCGGACGAGAGTCAGATCCCGCTGCTCTGGCTCGCGGCTCCGGTCACGGGCTTCCTCGTCCAGCCGGTGATCGGTTACTTCAGCGACCGCACGTGGACACGGCTCGGTCGACGCAGGCCCTACTTTCTCGTCGGCGCGATCCTCGCCAGCCTCGCGCTGATCGCGATGCCCAATTCGCCTTCGCTCTGGGTCGCGGCCGGTCTGCTCTGGATCCTCGACGCCTCGGTCAACGTGAGCATGGAGCCGTTTCGCGCCTTCGTCGGCGACCTTCTGCCAGCCCGGCAGCGCAAGGTCGGCTTCGCCATGCAGAGCCTGCTCATCGGGCTCGGTGCGGTGCTGTCTTCGTCCCTGCCGTGGCTCCTCACCAACGTGTTCGGTGTCGCCTCGGGCGATCCCGCGGGCGGACGCATCCCGGCAGCGGTCCACATTTCGTTCTACGTCGGCGCGGCGGTCTTCTTCTCGGCGGTGCTCTACACGATCCTGACGACACGCGAACACCCACCGAAGAACATGGCGGCGTTCGAAGCCGAGAAGGCCGCGACACGCGGTATGGGCGCGATGTTCACGAGCATCTTCAAGGGCATCGCATCGATGCCGCCGATCATGCGACGGCTCGCCGTCGTGCAGTTCTTCACCTGGCTCGGCCTGTTCTGCATGTGGATCTACTTCGCGCCCGCCATCGCCCGCGGCATCTTCGGCGGAGAGCCGGGTTCCCTCGAATACCAGAAAGGCGTCGAGTGGGGAGGCGTTTGTTTCTCCACCTACAACGGCGTGGCTTTCGTCTTCGCCTTCGCGCTGCTCGGACTGGCGCGGCGCTTCTCGGCACGTTCGGTCCATCTCGTTTGCCTCACGGTCGGCGGCCTCGGTCTGCTCGCGACGGGCATGTGGACCACGCCCAACGGCCTGCTGGTGTCGATGGTCGGCGTGGGCATCGCATGGGCCAGCATCCTCTCGATGCCCTACGCGATGCTCGCCAACGTGATCCCCGGCGAGCGCATGGGCTTCTACATGGGCGTGTTCAACTTCTTCATCGTGCTGCCGCAGATTCTCGCCGCGACGCTGCTCGGGCCGATCGTCGGCTCGCTCTTCGGCGGTGCGGCCATGCCGGCCGTCGTGACCGGCGGAGTCGCGCTACTCGTCGCCGCCGCCGCCGTGCTCACCGTGCCCGCGACCGCCGGCGAGGTGATCGCCGAGCCGGCCGGAGCGGGCGGCCATTGA
- the malQ_1 gene encoding 4-alpha-glucanotransferase — MRNQDVNTSFQNWLSARRSGVLAHVSSLPGAFGIGNLGPGARAFVDLLAECGFGCWQICPLGPTGYGDSPYQSFSSFAGNAYFIDLDELVAAGLLAAEECSSLRALPQGEVDYGMLHERFWPVLALAHERFLDSGADLPGCGSFTAFCLRHASWLQVYADFMALKKHFGGRPWYEWPARWRDWSPEIEATLPESAHREAQLHAFAQYVFFGQWERLRAHAAKRGIHIIGDVPIFVAHDSADAWRWREVLRLDSAGRRLASAGVPPDYFSERGQCWGNPLYDWDHLARTGYAWWIERLRAAMQTCDIVRLDHFRGFDTYWEIPGESDDAREGRWLSAPGHAFFGALKRALPEAKLIAEDLGYITAEVVALRRAVGYPGMRILQFAYGHDDNNVNLPHFVPRDSVVYTGTHDNTTTRGWLESLEGEVARKVDAYFGLDGSRSAWPIMRAAFATVAPLVVLPLQDLLDLPAEARMNRPGTADGNWKWRVLPGQLSALLHDQAERLREWHDLFDRKGDPRQRDYSAPPEHVPATATTSETHSVHAH; from the coding sequence ATGCGTAACCAAGACGTGAATACGTCCTTCCAGAACTGGCTTTCGGCCCGACGCTCCGGCGTGCTCGCGCACGTCTCGTCCTTGCCCGGCGCGTTCGGCATCGGCAACCTCGGTCCCGGCGCCCGCGCCTTCGTCGATCTTCTCGCCGAGTGCGGCTTCGGCTGCTGGCAGATCTGCCCACTGGGTCCGACGGGGTACGGCGACTCGCCCTACCAGTCCTTTTCCAGCTTCGCGGGCAACGCCTACTTCATCGATCTCGACGAACTCGTTGCCGCCGGTCTTCTCGCCGCCGAGGAGTGCTCCTCTTTGCGCGCATTGCCGCAAGGCGAAGTCGACTACGGAATGCTTCACGAGCGCTTCTGGCCCGTGCTCGCACTCGCGCACGAGCGTTTCCTCGACTCGGGTGCGGATCTTCCCGGCTGCGGATCGTTCACCGCTTTTTGCCTTCGCCATGCCTCGTGGCTGCAGGTCTACGCCGACTTCATGGCGCTGAAGAAGCACTTCGGCGGCCGCCCGTGGTACGAGTGGCCCGCGCGCTGGCGCGACTGGTCGCCCGAGATCGAGGCCACGTTGCCCGAATCCGCTCACCGCGAGGCCCAACTTCACGCCTTCGCCCAGTACGTGTTCTTCGGTCAATGGGAACGCCTTCGCGCCCATGCCGCGAAGCGCGGCATCCACATCATCGGCGATGTGCCCATCTTCGTCGCACACGACAGCGCCGACGCGTGGCGCTGGCGCGAGGTGTTGCGGCTCGACAGTGCCGGCCGTCGCCTCGCCTCGGCCGGCGTTCCGCCCGACTACTTTTCCGAGCGCGGGCAGTGCTGGGGCAATCCGCTCTACGACTGGGATCACCTCGCGCGCACCGGCTATGCCTGGTGGATCGAGCGCCTCCGCGCCGCCATGCAGACGTGCGACATCGTGCGGCTCGATCACTTCCGCGGTTTCGACACCTACTGGGAGATTCCGGGCGAGTCCGACGACGCCCGCGAAGGCCGCTGGCTCTCCGCACCCGGCCACGCATTCTTCGGTGCCTTGAAACGCGCGTTGCCGGAGGCCAAGCTCATCGCGGAAGACCTCGGCTACATCACCGCCGAAGTGGTCGCGCTGCGACGCGCCGTCGGCTATCCCGGAATGCGCATCTTGCAGTTCGCCTACGGGCACGACGACAACAACGTGAACCTCCCGCACTTCGTCCCGCGCGACAGCGTCGTCTACACCGGTACCCACGACAACACGACGACGCGCGGCTGGCTCGAGTCGCTCGAAGGCGAAGTCGCGCGCAAAGTCGACGCCTACTTCGGACTCGACGGTTCCCGCTCCGCATGGCCGATCATGCGCGCGGCCTTCGCCACCGTGGCACCGCTCGTCGTGCTTCCGCTGCAGGACCTCCTCGATCTGCCGGCCGAGGCGCGCATGAACCGTCCCGGTACCGCCGACGGCAACTGGAAGTGGCGTGTGCTTCCCGGGCAACTCTCGGCCCTCCTCCACGACCAGGCGGAGCGATTGCGCGAGTGGCACGATCTTTTCGATCGCAAAGGCGACCCGCGCCAGCGCGACTACAGTGCGCCGCCCGAGCACGTACCCGCGACCGCGACGACCAGCGAAACCCACTCGGTCCACGCCCACTGA